One genomic region from Colletes latitarsis isolate SP2378_abdomen chromosome 10, iyColLati1, whole genome shotgun sequence encodes:
- the Mrpl35 gene encoding mitochondrial ribosomal protein L35, which yields MLRIVNTAIRGIVAHTNIASFTNTVIRKQYPLVQYAQQKYFGALSSVVNSWNNVGSIEVKTKLSQVQTENVICPPILPVTIPVRTLTKFSLKKGKRKSVKAVLDRFYRLNWGIWIRTRAGRHSRMWLKSANHKRRLRQHLFCNASQSALLDKMVTSYWKRPHYYPEDPYNPYHKREEFLFTRKNPLP from the exons ATGTTGCGTATTGTTAATACCGCAATTCGAG gaATTGTTGCTCATACCAATATTGCTAGTTTCACAAATACTGTAATTCGTAAACAGTATCCTCTTGTTCAGTATGCACAACAGAAATACTTTGGTGCACTTTCTTCTGTTGTCAACAGTTGGAATAATGTTGGTAGCATTGAAGTAAAGACAAAATTGAG TCAGGTCCAAACAGAAAATGTCATTTGTCCACCAATATTACCAGTTACAATTCCTGTAAGAACGCTTACAAAATTTTCCTTGAAAAAAGGCAAAAGAAAGAGTGTAAAAGCTGTACTTGATCGATTCTACAGATTAAATTG gggtataTGGATCAGAACACGTGCTGGACGTCATTCTCGTATGTGGCTGAAAAGCGCGAATCATAAACGTAGACTAAGGCAACACCTTTTCTGTAATGCATCACAATCCGCTTTGTTAGATAAGATGGTGACAAGTTATTGGAAAAGACCACATTATTATCCAGAagatccatataatccatatcatAAACGCGAAGAATTTCTTTTCACAAGGAAAAATCCATTGCCTTAA